A single window of Flavobacteriales bacterium DNA harbors:
- a CDS encoding outer membrane beta-barrel protein → MKISRIVVFLLLTTLVSRAQDAILSGNVKDGDNGQPIPGASVIVAGTTIGTATDFDGNFRLPIPKSGKVKIVCQYITHNPDTQEVTLQPGKTINLNFSLHVQVFTIAEGITIEARVNQKSENAARTAEKKSATVVTVMAAEQIAKGGDGDAASAVKRMPGATVEGGKYVYVRGLSDRYSKTTLNSAEIPGLDPNRNSVQMDLFPTNLIEKISAVKSFSPDLPGNFTGGLVNIDTKEYPNSLMMQLSTSLSYNTQSNLRNDFLSPGKGSKDWLGMDDGSRDIPAAVDGKVIPGYGADNQKLETLTKAFNKNVSPQQTNSFLNQGYSFSFGNRDSLFKRPLGYMAGVTYSHSFTGYDNGFTGRYNQTGPVSEVNNLNPDLIFKDSKMEEDVLWGGLINVSYNLAKNHDISATVLHNQNGTNIARYQEGEIPKDAVGLYQQTRAMGYKERSLDTKQLKGKHTLPFLHDLEVSWLASLTTSAQREPDLRFMTNDYELVNSGSENPDTLYGLSPSIYGPPSRYFRDMKETNNDYKVNFQLPLETKSGHPAIIKWGASQVVKDRTFREQRYDFRNTNMVYTGNMTEYFSDANMDLSSTSHVYVVDGYQERNQYDADETVRAAYTMADISLERLRIITGVRFEHDKIYVASHKASLEKGFLNNKDFLPAINTTYYIKKDTTNLRFAYSRTLARPIFRELAPFASFNFVGDYVEVGNPNLQRALIDNVDLKWETYPRTGEVISIGVFGKRFQKPIERTFNITANNPELTYRNVKEGRAYGAEFEYRRNLSAFHRSLEHFSLGTNVTLIYSRVAIDAKELADIRELDPEHPSKRVMFGQSPYVVNASLGYQNDSLGMSANLNFNVSGERMVVVIDGGDPDVFEQPTPQLDFNIRKDIGKKLAVSLNMKNILNPEFRQTQTFKGNDYVFQSYKKGMSIGLSVRYNIF, encoded by the coding sequence ATGAAGATATCCAGAATTGTAGTTTTCTTACTTCTGACAACCCTCGTCAGTCGGGCACAAGATGCCATCCTCAGTGGAAATGTGAAAGATGGAGATAATGGGCAACCCATTCCGGGAGCTTCCGTTATTGTAGCAGGTACCACTATCGGGACCGCTACCGATTTCGATGGCAACTTCAGATTACCCATACCCAAATCCGGTAAAGTAAAGATCGTTTGCCAATACATTACGCACAACCCGGATACACAGGAGGTAACCCTCCAACCCGGAAAAACGATCAACCTTAATTTCTCGTTGCACGTGCAGGTATTTACCATTGCTGAAGGAATAACGATTGAAGCAAGGGTGAATCAGAAGTCTGAGAATGCTGCACGGACCGCGGAAAAAAAATCTGCCACTGTGGTAACGGTTATGGCCGCAGAACAGATTGCCAAAGGCGGCGACGGTGATGCTGCTTCCGCAGTGAAGCGTATGCCGGGTGCCACGGTAGAAGGAGGTAAATACGTTTACGTACGTGGCCTCAGTGACCGTTATAGTAAAACCACCCTTAACAGTGCGGAGATTCCAGGCCTGGATCCGAACAGGAACTCGGTCCAAATGGATCTCTTCCCCACCAACCTGATCGAAAAGATCAGTGCCGTGAAATCATTCTCACCCGATTTGCCCGGAAACTTTACCGGTGGTCTTGTGAATATCGATACCAAAGAGTATCCGAATTCATTGATGATGCAACTCTCAACATCCCTGTCATACAACACCCAATCGAACCTCCGCAATGATTTCCTTTCTCCGGGAAAAGGGTCAAAAGATTGGCTGGGAATGGATGACGGTAGCCGTGATATCCCAGCTGCAGTTGACGGCAAGGTCATTCCAGGATACGGTGCCGATAATCAAAAGCTGGAGACACTTACCAAAGCTTTCAACAAAAATGTCTCGCCTCAACAGACCAATTCATTTCTGAACCAGGGTTATTCCTTCTCATTTGGAAATAGGGATTCACTGTTTAAACGACCCTTGGGTTACATGGCAGGCGTAACGTACAGCCACAGTTTCACCGGATACGATAACGGCTTTACCGGAAGATACAACCAGACCGGACCGGTATCGGAAGTGAATAACCTGAACCCCGACCTCATTTTCAAGGATTCAAAGATGGAAGAAGATGTTCTCTGGGGAGGCCTGATCAACGTATCCTATAATCTTGCAAAGAATCATGATATCAGTGCCACCGTTCTCCACAACCAGAACGGCACAAACATAGCCAGGTACCAGGAAGGTGAAATCCCAAAAGATGCTGTTGGTCTTTATCAGCAAACCCGTGCGATGGGATACAAGGAAAGATCTTTGGACACGAAACAATTGAAGGGTAAACATACCCTGCCATTCCTTCACGATCTCGAAGTAAGCTGGCTGGCCTCATTGACCACTTCGGCTCAACGTGAACCAGATCTAAGGTTTATGACCAACGATTATGAACTGGTCAATTCCGGAAGCGAGAACCCAGACACCCTGTATGGCCTTAGCCCGTCTATATATGGTCCGCCCAGCCGATACTTCAGGGACATGAAAGAGACCAACAATGACTACAAGGTAAACTTCCAGCTTCCTCTGGAAACCAAATCCGGACATCCGGCCATTATCAAATGGGGCGCTTCACAAGTTGTAAAAGACAGGACGTTCCGGGAACAACGCTACGATTTCCGCAATACGAATATGGTCTATACCGGGAACATGACAGAATACTTCTCGGATGCCAACATGGATCTTTCATCAACATCTCACGTGTATGTGGTAGATGGCTACCAGGAAAGGAACCAATATGATGCGGATGAGACTGTCAGAGCTGCATATACCATGGCCGACATCTCATTGGAGAGATTGCGGATCATCACCGGTGTACGTTTCGAACATGACAAGATTTATGTGGCAAGCCACAAAGCATCACTCGAAAAAGGATTCCTGAACAACAAGGATTTTCTTCCTGCCATCAATACCACTTATTACATTAAAAAGGACACGACCAACCTGAGGTTTGCCTACAGCCGCACCCTGGCTCGCCCCATCTTCCGAGAGCTGGCGCCGTTTGCATCGTTTAACTTCGTAGGTGACTATGTGGAAGTAGGCAACCCAAATCTGCAAAGGGCATTGATCGACAACGTGGACCTGAAATGGGAAACATATCCGAGAACAGGTGAGGTGATCAGCATCGGCGTATTCGGTAAGCGTTTTCAAAAACCAATCGAGCGCACTTTTAATATCACCGCCAACAATCCGGAGTTAACATACAGAAACGTGAAAGAAGGCCGGGCCTACGGTGCAGAGTTTGAATATCGCAGAAACCTGAGCGCTTTCCACCGGTCCCTGGAACACTTCAGTCTTGGCACCAATGTAACCCTCATTTATTCCCGCGTTGCAATTGATGCGAAAGAATTGGCCGATATCCGTGAACTGGATCCGGAACACCCAAGCAAGCGGGTGATGTTCGGCCAGTCGCCCTATGTTGTGAACGCATCACTCGGTTATCAAAATGACTCACTTGGGATGTCTGCCAACCTGAACTTCAACGTTTCAGGCGAGCGGATGGTAGTGGTGATTGACGGTGGAGACCCGGATGTGTTTGAACAACCCACCCCTCAGCTTGACTTCAACATCAGAAAAGATATCGGTAAGAAGCTTGCCGTTTCATTGAACATGAAAAACATCCTCAACCCTGAATTCAGGCAGACCCAAACATTCAAGGGCAACGATTACGTTTTTCAATCCTACAAAAAAGGTATGAGTATCGGACTTAGCGTTCGCTACAATATTTTCTGA
- a CDS encoding response regulator transcription factor, whose protein sequence is MEFRYKVLVIDDQHDHREQMLHILAREGFDTVGAVSGHEGVEKAQTTHSDIIIMDIAMSEMDGVETCMQIRALQDSKHPIIVFLSSRNEDYSQIAALEAGGDDYVTRPIKPRVFVSRLKALIRRSQLWQKVSIENGNGHAPSTILNKERYSVLHNGTEYELPRKEFGLLSLLMSKPGKVFTRESILNAVWDEEDLISDRTIDVHIRRLRTKLGKERIKTLKGIGYKYCLTIAE, encoded by the coding sequence ATGGAATTCAGATATAAAGTCCTGGTGATCGACGATCAGCACGATCACCGTGAACAAATGTTACATATCCTTGCCAGAGAAGGATTTGATACCGTAGGTGCGGTTTCCGGACATGAAGGTGTTGAAAAAGCACAAACAACCCATTCTGATATTATTATTATGGATATCGCCATGTCCGAAATGGATGGGGTGGAAACCTGCATGCAAATCCGTGCCTTGCAGGATTCCAAGCACCCGATCATTGTCTTCCTTTCCTCTCGCAACGAGGATTATTCTCAGATCGCTGCACTGGAAGCCGGTGGTGATGATTACGTCACCCGGCCAATTAAACCCCGCGTGTTTGTTTCACGCCTGAAAGCACTGATCCGCAGATCACAGCTATGGCAAAAAGTGTCAATAGAAAACGGCAATGGCCATGCACCTTCCACCATCCTGAACAAAGAGCGGTATTCGGTTCTTCATAACGGCACGGAATACGAACTTCCCAGGAAGGAATTCGGACTATTATCCTTGCTCATGTCCAAACCAGGCAAGGTATTTACCCGGGAATCTATTCTCAATGCTGTTTGGGATGAAGAAGATCTGATCAGTGATCGCACCATCGATGTACATATCCGACGCCTGCGAACCAAGCTAGGCAAAGAACGCATCAAAACGCTGAAGGGCATTGGATACAAGTACTGTCTTACCATCGCCGAATAA
- the arfB gene encoding aminoacyl-tRNA hydrolase, producing MNTEALIRELQFRTSRSSGPGGQHVNRTESRVELLWHPAGSDVFNDREKVRIQKHLANRIDGEGILHLTASEERSQLRNKELVIQRFLKLIARALVPQKKRIPTKPGKATVEKRLALKKKRSLRKQQRSGRGGDE from the coding sequence TTGAACACGGAAGCACTCATAAGGGAGTTACAGTTCCGAACCTCAAGAAGTAGCGGACCTGGTGGGCAACATGTAAACCGAACGGAATCGCGTGTGGAACTGCTCTGGCATCCTGCCGGTTCTGATGTTTTCAATGACCGTGAGAAAGTCCGGATACAAAAACACCTTGCCAACCGCATTGATGGAGAAGGGATTTTACATTTGACGGCATCCGAAGAGCGTTCTCAATTGCGTAACAAAGAACTCGTCATTCAGCGCTTCCTGAAACTAATCGCAAGGGCACTGGTTCCGCAAAAGAAGCGCATCCCCACCAAACCAGGCAAGGCGACGGTGGAAAAAAGGTTGGCTCTCAAGAAGAAGCGATCTTTAAGAAAACAACAACGGTCGGGCCGGGGAGGTGATGAATAG
- a CDS encoding histidine phosphatase family protein: MLKLYAVRHAKSSWAFQQLHDIDRPLKRKGIKRAIQMARILKERGAKPDAVISSPSMRTCQTALLFGTVLRYNPEKITLLNTLYEAGLEDVKKMISKLADSDKEVMFFGHHPSITDLANTYLDEPLAALPTGSIALLTSKANKWSRFISQPLDIELIMPH; the protein is encoded by the coding sequence ATGCTAAAATTATATGCCGTGCGACATGCCAAATCAAGCTGGGCTTTTCAACAACTGCACGATATTGACCGGCCTTTGAAAAGAAAAGGGATCAAAAGAGCGATCCAAATGGCCCGGATACTGAAGGAAAGAGGTGCCAAACCGGATGCTGTAATCAGCAGTCCGTCCATGCGAACCTGCCAGACGGCCCTTTTGTTCGGCACCGTGTTACGATATAACCCTGAAAAGATCACCCTCCTGAATACCCTTTATGAAGCGGGGCTGGAGGATGTAAAAAAAATGATCAGTAAGCTGGCCGATAGTGACAAAGAAGTGATGTTTTTCGGCCACCATCCATCTATCACGGATCTTGCAAATACTTACCTGGATGAACCACTTGCAGCTCTGCCGACCGGTTCCATCGCCCTTCTTACCAGTAAAGCGAACAAGTGGTCCCGGTTTATCTCACAACCGCTGGATATTGAATTGATCATGCCTCATTGA
- the ppk1 gene encoding polyphosphate kinase 1, producing the protein MSRKNTRAKAKPSPLINREISWLSFNERVLQEAEDEKVPLVERIRFLGIFSNNLDEFFRVRVATLRRLVTLRKTDREELLAKPKKLLKDIQDMVLSQQQRFDSIYQNLIKQLKTHNIHLITETELDESQGSFVTDYFNTQVRPALIPVMLKQNRPLPYLRDRTIYLAIRLLDAKKQEQFALIELPTGVLPRFTVLPESKGRRYIILLDDVIRFCLNEIFSIFSFKSIDAYTIKLTRDAELDLDHDISKSFLEKMTRSIKQRKKGDPVRFVYDRNIPPSMLEYLKKRLKLSESDNLIPGGRYHNFKDFMKFPNVGGSELEYETLRPLRHPALVNAHSTMDVIRKHDVLLHFPYQSFNHMIDLLREAAIDPFVTSIKITTYRLAKNSHVINALVNAARNGKQVMVVMELQARFDEEANIRWSNKLEEDGVKVIFGMQGLKVHAKICLITRKEHGKLKQYATIGTGNFNEVTARVYTDNTLMTADKRITMEVAKVFNFLENNYQTFTAKHLMVSPFSTRKKLASLIQKEIVHSRKGGKGYIFLKLNNLVDEEMIKKLYHASQAGVKIRIIVRGTCSLIPGLPDISENIEVISIVDKFLEHTRIYVFGEGKHQQIFLSSADLMSRNLDFRVEVTCPIYDPKLQKQLLEMLDMQWADNIKSRYIDEKQENHYRNSEGKKAIRAQIDYYNYLQGLGK; encoded by the coding sequence ATGTCAAGAAAGAATACGCGAGCGAAAGCCAAACCCAGTCCGCTGATCAACCGGGAGATCAGTTGGCTTTCCTTTAACGAAAGGGTGCTTCAGGAAGCGGAGGATGAGAAGGTTCCATTGGTGGAACGCATTCGTTTCCTGGGTATATTCTCCAACAACCTCGACGAGTTCTTTCGGGTTCGGGTGGCCACACTCAGGCGCCTGGTCACCCTCAGAAAAACAGACCGGGAAGAATTACTGGCCAAACCCAAGAAACTATTAAAGGACATCCAGGATATGGTGTTGAGTCAACAACAAAGATTCGACAGCATCTATCAGAATCTGATCAAGCAACTGAAAACACACAACATCCATCTCATCACAGAGACAGAACTTGATGAGTCACAAGGAAGTTTTGTAACAGACTATTTTAATACGCAGGTGCGACCGGCACTGATCCCGGTGATGCTCAAACAAAACCGGCCACTCCCCTACCTGAGGGATCGCACCATTTATCTGGCCATCCGGTTGCTTGATGCCAAAAAGCAGGAACAATTTGCCCTGATTGAGCTTCCTACTGGTGTCCTGCCACGATTTACCGTCCTACCTGAATCCAAAGGACGCCGCTACATCATTCTTCTGGATGACGTGATCCGTTTCTGCCTGAATGAGATCTTCTCCATCTTTTCGTTCAAGTCGATCGACGCATACACCATTAAGCTTACAAGAGACGCAGAACTGGACCTCGATCATGACATCTCCAAAAGCTTCCTGGAGAAAATGACGCGTAGCATCAAACAACGAAAAAAAGGAGATCCGGTACGTTTTGTTTACGATCGGAACATTCCTCCTTCCATGCTGGAATACTTAAAAAAAAGGTTGAAACTATCCGAATCGGATAACCTGATCCCGGGAGGCAGATATCATAATTTCAAAGACTTCATGAAATTCCCGAACGTCGGAGGTTCAGAGCTTGAATATGAAACCCTGCGCCCTCTCAGACACCCGGCTCTTGTAAATGCACACAGCACGATGGATGTGATCAGAAAACATGATGTTCTGCTACATTTCCCCTACCAGTCATTCAATCACATGATCGATCTGCTTCGCGAGGCAGCCATCGATCCTTTTGTGACCTCTATCAAAATCACCACATACAGACTGGCAAAAAACAGTCACGTCATCAATGCGCTGGTTAATGCCGCACGCAATGGCAAACAGGTCATGGTGGTGATGGAACTGCAAGCCCGCTTCGATGAGGAAGCCAACATCAGGTGGTCCAACAAACTGGAAGAGGATGGTGTGAAGGTGATCTTTGGCATGCAGGGATTGAAGGTTCATGCGAAGATCTGTCTGATCACCCGCAAAGAACACGGTAAGCTGAAACAATACGCCACCATCGGAACCGGAAATTTCAACGAGGTAACGGCCCGCGTTTATACCGACAATACCTTGATGACAGCGGATAAACGCATTACCATGGAGGTAGCCAAAGTGTTCAATTTCCTGGAAAATAACTACCAGACCTTCACCGCAAAACATTTGATGGTATCACCATTTTCCACCCGTAAGAAGCTTGCTTCACTCATTCAAAAGGAGATCGTCCATTCCAGAAAGGGGGGCAAAGGATACATCTTCCTTAAGCTGAACAACCTGGTGGATGAGGAAATGATCAAGAAACTTTACCATGCCAGTCAGGCAGGCGTTAAGATACGGATCATCGTACGCGGTACATGTTCACTCATACCCGGGCTACCGGATATCAGTGAGAACATTGAGGTGATCAGCATCGTCGATAAATTTCTCGAACATACCCGTATCTATGTTTTCGGGGAAGGCAAACATCAGCAGATCTTCCTCTCTTCCGCGGATCTGATGAGCCGGAACCTGGATTTCAGGGTGGAGGTAACGTGCCCGATCTATGACCCGAAGCTTCAGAAACAGCTCCTTGAAATGCTGGACATGCAATGGGCTGACAATATAAAATCCCGGTATATCGATGAAAAACAGGAAAATCATTACCGGAATAGCGAAGGTAAAAAAGCCATCCGCGCTCAGATTGATTATTATAACTATCTTCAAGGGTTGGGTAAATAA
- a CDS encoding exopolyphosphatase yields MNIHHIGAVDIGSNAIRLLICQVIEDGETTHFRKQSLIRVPLRLGKDVFLTGVVSEKNVEHLVDACVAFAHLLRAYQVSSYRACATSAMREATNAPAILKKIRSDSGLEVEVISGEEEASIIYSTHIERLLDADRPSLYVDIGGGSTEITVFQGRDVKASTSFNIGTVRMLEGQVDKAMMGYIKTWLQKNCAGMKGIQTIGSGGTINKLSKLVPNKKKDTTFYSYGQLKNVYAFLKALTFEERIVKAGLNADRADVILPAAQIMLTIMKWAGSKSIMIPKFGLADGMVRSLYEAQVQAEK; encoded by the coding sequence TTGAATATTCATCATATAGGTGCCGTTGACATCGGCTCGAACGCCATTAGATTGTTGATCTGTCAGGTGATTGAAGATGGAGAAACAACACATTTCAGAAAACAATCCCTGATAAGGGTTCCCCTGCGATTAGGTAAGGATGTGTTTCTCACCGGTGTTGTCTCTGAAAAAAATGTTGAACACCTGGTGGATGCCTGTGTTGCTTTCGCACACTTACTCCGGGCTTACCAGGTCAGTAGCTACCGGGCCTGTGCCACCTCAGCCATGAGAGAAGCCACCAATGCACCTGCTATTCTGAAAAAGATACGCTCAGATTCCGGCCTGGAAGTGGAAGTGATCTCCGGAGAAGAAGAAGCATCCATCATTTACTCGACACATATTGAACGGCTCCTTGATGCCGACCGGCCTTCACTTTACGTGGATATAGGAGGTGGAAGCACGGAGATTACCGTCTTTCAGGGAAGAGATGTTAAAGCATCAACATCATTTAATATCGGCACGGTACGCATGCTGGAAGGCCAGGTTGACAAGGCGATGATGGGATATATCAAAACCTGGCTTCAGAAAAACTGCGCCGGCATGAAAGGGATCCAAACCATCGGTTCCGGAGGCACCATCAACAAATTATCCAAACTCGTTCCAAACAAAAAGAAGGATACTACCTTTTACAGCTACGGTCAACTTAAGAACGTATATGCATTTCTCAAAGCCCTGACATTTGAGGAACGAATCGTAAAAGCTGGACTTAATGCGGATCGCGCCGATGTCATCCTTCCGGCCGCACAAATAATGCTGACCATTATGAAATGGGCGGGAAGCAAGTCCATCATGATCCCCAAATTCGGACTGGCGGACGGGATGGTAAGAAGTCTGTATGAAGCCCAGGTTCAGGCCGAAAAGTAA
- a CDS encoding acyl transferase, which translates to MVIPDKLRERIFTVSEADFEDLAMNIFRYQATVNPVYRRYIELLGRHPDDIGSLRDIPFLPVNLFRGHEVICTPKRAEVVFESSTTTGQHPSRHHVPDVDLYRESCLRSFGQFVGQPSQFVILALLPSYLERGHSSLVYMVQTIMESGSQPESAFYKDDLEAVASALQQMEANGQPCLLIGVTYALLDLAERFPFALSTTMVMETGGMKGRREELVRAEVHDRLKTAFSIAQVWSEYGMTELLSQAYSVKDGLFQTPSWMQVRMRDVTDPFAEVPDGRVGAINIIDLANLYTCSFIATDDIGKWHTDRQAFEVLGRLDAAEIRGCSLLYPGL; encoded by the coding sequence ATGGTAATACCCGATAAGCTCAGGGAACGAATTTTCACGGTGAGTGAAGCGGATTTTGAGGACCTGGCCATGAATATATTCCGTTACCAGGCAACGGTGAATCCGGTTTACAGGCGGTACATTGAGCTTCTGGGGAGGCATCCGGATGATATCGGAAGTTTACGTGACATTCCATTTCTTCCGGTAAACCTGTTCAGGGGCCATGAGGTGATATGTACACCGAAACGCGCTGAAGTGGTATTTGAAAGCAGTACCACCACCGGCCAGCATCCGTCGCGCCACCATGTACCGGACGTTGATCTGTATCGTGAAAGTTGTCTTCGATCCTTCGGGCAGTTTGTTGGCCAGCCTTCACAGTTTGTTATTCTGGCATTGTTGCCTTCATATCTGGAGCGTGGCCATTCCTCCCTGGTTTATATGGTGCAGACGATCATGGAATCCGGCAGCCAACCTGAGAGTGCCTTTTATAAAGATGACCTGGAGGCCGTTGCTTCTGCATTGCAACAAATGGAGGCCAATGGGCAGCCCTGTCTGCTGATCGGCGTAACCTATGCCTTGCTTGATCTGGCAGAACGTTTCCCCTTTGCTCTTTCTACGACCATGGTCATGGAGACCGGAGGGATGAAGGGACGGAGGGAAGAGTTGGTAAGGGCGGAAGTACATGACCGTTTAAAGACAGCGTTTTCCATAGCTCAGGTGTGGTCGGAATACGGAATGACCGAATTGTTGTCGCAGGCGTATTCTGTAAAAGATGGGCTCTTTCAAACGCCATCGTGGATGCAGGTGCGGATGCGGGATGTGACGGATCCTTTCGCGGAAGTGCCGGATGGACGCGTTGGTGCCATCAATATCATAGATCTGGCCAATTTGTATACCTGCAGTTTCATTGCCACGGACGACATCGGAAAGTGGCATACCGATCGGCAGGCATTTGAAGTATTGGGAAGATTGGATGCCGCTGAGATTCGGGGCTGCAGTTTACTTTACCCGGGACTATAA
- a CDS encoding Na/Pi cotransporter family protein codes for MKFDFLDFMELLGALGFFIFGMKVMSEGLQHAAGARMRMILGSMTKNRFLGVLTGFLITSLVQSSSATTVMTVSFVNAGLLSLVESAGIMMGANVGTTITGWIVASLGFKVKIVTLALPIIAVGFPMIFSKRGNMRFWGEFLIGFALLFMGLEALKDTVPDIKNSPEVLEFLSSYADMGILSTLLFVGVGTLLTIIVQSSSAAMTLTQTMCFQGWIPFEIAAPMILGENIGTTITAEIAAFIGNVHAKRSARIHSLFNVIGVTWMVFLNGFYLQKINDIMIDMGMGSPFTSDEAIPQALAIFHTAFNVSNVLLLIWFVPVLVKVVIRMVPSRGDMDEMYKLEYIDSGLMTTPELSLLEAKKEIVKFGTLTKRMIEMVPPLLRENNDKKFGELLSRVEKYENITDRIEVEVADYLSNISQGELTRESSLRVRGMLGVINDLERIGDICYQMSLWVSRKHQERVWFTQAQRENLQDMFLLICKGFDVMITNLDRPFGQVKITEADEVEIEINQLRDQLRVLHLEDLEKNEYNFRSGMIYNELFSSYEKMGDHIFNITEALIDMK; via the coding sequence ATGAAATTTGATTTCCTGGATTTTATGGAGTTGTTGGGAGCCCTCGGCTTCTTTATCTTCGGTATGAAGGTGATGAGTGAAGGATTGCAGCATGCTGCGGGTGCACGTATGCGTATGATCCTTGGCTCCATGACAAAGAATCGTTTCCTGGGTGTACTGACCGGTTTTCTGATTACCAGCCTGGTTCAATCGTCTTCCGCCACCACGGTGATGACCGTAAGTTTTGTGAATGCAGGCCTCCTTTCCTTGGTAGAATCTGCCGGAATCATGATGGGGGCCAATGTAGGTACCACCATCACCGGGTGGATTGTGGCCTCCCTTGGTTTTAAGGTAAAGATTGTTACACTTGCCCTTCCTATTATTGCAGTTGGATTTCCCATGATCTTCAGCAAGCGCGGGAATATGCGATTCTGGGGTGAATTCCTGATCGGTTTTGCATTACTGTTTATGGGGCTGGAAGCGTTGAAAGATACGGTTCCGGATATCAAGAACAGCCCCGAGGTTCTCGAGTTTCTTTCAAGCTATGCGGATATGGGAATTTTGTCTACCCTGCTATTCGTGGGTGTCGGCACCCTTCTCACCATCATTGTGCAATCTTCCAGTGCGGCGATGACGCTTACCCAAACCATGTGTTTTCAGGGCTGGATACCTTTTGAGATTGCCGCACCAATGATCCTTGGCGAAAATATTGGTACCACCATCACAGCGGAGATCGCAGCCTTCATAGGTAATGTTCACGCAAAAAGATCGGCCAGGATTCACAGCCTTTTCAACGTTATCGGTGTAACCTGGATGGTTTTCCTGAATGGTTTCTACTTGCAGAAGATCAATGACATCATGATAGATATGGGCATGGGTTCGCCGTTTACAAGTGACGAGGCCATTCCCCAGGCGCTGGCGATATTCCATACAGCCTTTAACGTATCCAACGTGCTGTTGCTCATTTGGTTTGTTCCTGTGCTTGTGAAGGTGGTCATTCGGATGGTGCCTTCGCGCGGTGATATGGACGAAATGTACAAACTGGAGTACATTGACTCCGGCCTGATGACCACACCCGAACTTTCATTGCTGGAAGCCAAAAAGGAGATTGTAAAGTTCGGAACGCTCACCAAACGAATGATTGAGATGGTTCCGCCGCTCCTGCGAGAGAACAATGATAAGAAATTCGGAGAGTTGCTTTCGAGGGTGGAGAAGTATGAGAACATCACTGACCGTATCGAGGTAGAGGTTGCAGACTACCTGAGCAATATCTCACAAGGAGAACTTACACGTGAAAGCTCACTTCGGGTGAGGGGAATGCTGGGTGTGATCAATGATCTTGAGAGGATCGGAGATATATGCTACCAGATGTCATTATGGGTCTCGCGGAAACACCAGGAAAGGGTTTGGTTTACCCAGGCGCAGCGTGAAAATCTTCAAGATATGTTTCTGCTCATCTGTAAAGGTTTTGATGTGATGATCACCAACCTCGACAGGCCTTTCGGTCAGGTGAAGATCACGGAAGCTGACGAAGTGGAAATAGAGATCAATCAGTTGCGGGATCAACTGAGGGTTCTTCACCTTGAGGATCTGGAAAAGAATGAATACAACTTCCGGAGCGGGATGATATACAATGAACTGTTTTCTTCTTATGAGAAAATGGGGGATCACATCTTTAACATCACCGAGGCACTGATCGATATGAAGTGA
- a CDS encoding response regulator transcription factor, whose protein sequence is MDVTKKILLVDDEEDILEFIRYNLEKEGFDVNVAHNGREAINVAKQIKPDLVILDIMMPEMDGIETCQEIRSIPEMEHVVIAFLTARNEDYIHVAGLDSGGDDYITKPIKPRVLVSRVKALLRRSPARGGDDSGVIQSGPLTIDQDKHLVQCNGDTLELPRKEFELLVLLASAPGKVFRREEILDRVWGQDVIVGDRTIDVHIRKLREKLGDDFFRTIKGVGYKFEF, encoded by the coding sequence ATGGACGTTACAAAAAAGATTTTGCTCGTGGATGATGAGGAGGATATCCTCGAATTTATCCGTTATAACCTGGAAAAGGAAGGGTTTGATGTGAATGTGGCGCATAACGGACGAGAAGCCATCAACGTAGCCAAACAAATAAAACCGGACCTGGTGATCCTGGATATCATGATGCCGGAAATGGATGGCATTGAGACGTGCCAGGAAATCCGCTCCATACCGGAAATGGAACACGTGGTCATCGCCTTTCTCACCGCAAGAAATGAGGACTACATTCATGTGGCCGGTTTGGATTCCGGAGGAGATGACTACATTACCAAACCTATTAAACCGCGTGTACTTGTAAGTCGGGTGAAAGCGTTGCTCAGGAGAAGCCCTGCCAGGGGTGGTGATGACAGCGGCGTCATTCAATCCGGACCACTGACAATCGATCAGGATAAGCACCTTGTGCAATGCAACGGTGATACGCTGGAACTCCCCCGTAAGGAGTTCGAACTTCTGGTGCTTCTCGCTTCAGCACCCGGAAAGGTTTTCAGAAGGGAAGAAATCCTGGATCGTGTCTGGGGTCAGGATGTGATCGTTGGCGACCGGACCATCGACGTACACATTCGAAAACTTCGCGAAAAACTGGGTGATGATTTTTTCCGCACCATTAAGGGCGTAGGTTATAAGTTTGAGTTCTGA